ATCGGCCCTTGCGCAATAGCTCGGGCGGGAGCGCCGTCACGTCGTTGGAGGTTGCCACCACAAACGCCGCCGCGCGTTTATCCTGCATCCAGGTAAGAAACGTACCGAATACGCGCGACGTGGTGCCGCCGTCGGATATCCCTGAGCTTTGCGTACCGGCGAACCCCTTCTCGAGCTCATCCAGCCACAAGATGCATGGCGCCACCGACTCGGCGACCCGAATCGCTTTGCGGATATTCTCCTCGGATGAGCCGACTAACCCGGCAAAGATGCGCCCTACGTCCAGCCTCAGCAGTGGCAGACGCCATAGTGAGCCGATCGCTTTTGCCGATAGGCTCTTTCCGCAGCCCTGCACGCCCAGCAGCAGCACGCCACGAGGCGAGGGCAAGCCAAACTCCCGTGCCTTTTCGGTGAAAGCTACCGTCCGCTTCTGCATCCAATCCTTCAGCAGATCCAGCCCGCCCACGTCCTCAATGTTCTCGTTGAACGGGTAGTACTCCAGAATGCCCGATTTGCGGACGATCTGCTCCTTCTCGGTGAGGATGACGTCCACATCGAACTTGTGCTTCTCAACCAGGGATTTTGCGAAGACGTTTTCGGCCTCGAACGCGGTAAGGCCCATCGCGGCCTTCAGCACCTGGTCACGCTCGGTGTCGGAAAGCTTTGTATCCACCTGCGCGTTGTCCTTCACAGACTGGATGATGTTTTCCAGCAGCACATCCAGGTCTTCCACGCCGGGCATTCCAAAATCTACAACCGTGATCTCCTTCTCCAATTCGGCCGGCAGCTTCAGGATAGGCGCCAGGATGATCAGCGTTTTATAGCTCATCTTCAGAGCGCTGGTAAGGTCCCGAAGGCGGCGCGTTACGGTGACGTCGCTGATAAATGCGTGGTAATCCTTGAGAACAAAGAGCGCCTGCTCTTTGGAATCCATCACGAAGTCCAGCGCGGCAATGGGGTCACGCGTGGCGCTGTCACGGTGGTTTGCGTTAAGGACCATACCCTGCGTGATGGTCCAGAAGAAGATCCTCTTGCCTCGATCACGCGCAATCTCGCGCAGCGCGTCTTCCACGCGCTTCTCCTCCCACGATACAATATAGATAATGGGATACCGCGACCGGATCAGGGTTTCCAGCTCGGTAATAATGCCCGATGAACTCACCAGGCGACCTCCGGAGTGGGAATGAGCGCGGTCAAAGCGCGCGCAAGGGGTGATTCTACGGGGCCATTATAGGGGAAAACGGTTCGTGCCGTCAATGGCGGGGTTGCGGGAAAGCGTGACCGGGTGGCCTATGTCGCAACATATCGTAATGGCGCCGACCCGGACTGGCCGTCGCACGACGTACGGCAAGCTTCGTGGTGTGAT
This DNA window, taken from Armatimonadota bacterium, encodes the following:
- a CDS encoding AAA family ATPase; the encoded protein is MSSSGIITELETLIRSRYPIIYIVSWEEKRVEDALREIARDRGKRIFFWTITQGMVLNANHRDSATRDPIAALDFVMDSKEQALFVLKDYHAFISDVTVTRRLRDLTSALKMSYKTLIILAPILKLPAELEKEITVVDFGMPGVEDLDVLLENIIQSVKDNAQVDTKLSDTERDQVLKAAMGLTAFEAENVFAKSLVEKHKFDVDVILTEKEQIVRKSGILEYYPFNENIEDVGGLDLLKDWMQKRTVAFTEKAREFGLPSPRGVLLLGVQGCGKSLSAKAIGSLWRLPLLRLDVGRIFAGLVGSSEENIRKAIRVAESVAPCILWLDELEKGFAGTQSSGISDGGTTSRVFGTFLTWMQDKRAAAFVVATSNDVTALPPELLRKGRFDEIFFIDLPAHDERKEIFRIHLAKRKRNPDEFDLDLLADATPGFSGAEIEAVVLDGLYEAFDDPDKALSTESLILAAHQSVPLSVTMRERIEDLREWANTRARQASSVAAEDMGTIMEKLVVAKAADPASRPVDLKNVDISALPKL